A genomic window from Ischnura elegans chromosome 10, ioIscEleg1.1, whole genome shotgun sequence includes:
- the LOC124166452 gene encoding uncharacterized protein LOC124166452, protein MRVFRKKYLKEETIPIVPHGGYRWADMQSQKAIEWLLTEERKRGQRIRHAGNGREVRLLGKKVDGYLKTDEEETAFEFYGCFFHGCPKCFPQRNVPISNSITETMQTRLESTECRRKLLLAGGYKLIEKWECDFKRELERDSALLSFVRQHPARKEKPLDPRDAFYGGRTNALRLYHRACENEGEQIKYLDICSLYPFVNKYRPYPIRHPTIYVGAVSPLDELEGLVKCDVLPPTDLYLPVLPLKGNGKLLFPLSRSCALEENNGECGHSEEERIISGTWVTGKLKKAISLGYTVKKMHEAWDYTVTTYSRESGEGGLFAGYINAFLKIKQEASGWPAWCITDDDKNAYLNSFKEREGVELDRHSISHNPGKRSLAKLMLNSFCGKFGQRENLTRATVINKSDTLNALLSDLSVEVQRIVQVNEDTLYAHWSETDEAVSPSPTNNIVIACYTTAHARLELYSYLEKLQRRCIYHDTDSIVFTQKPGEWSPPVGDYLGDMTDEITPLGPDCYISEFVSGGPKNYAYIVRSSSDPNFTKEVCKVQGVTINYSNDSVVCFEALKSMVLYGEPGRRIEYAHKIRRMKNHDIVSRPETKLFRVVYTKRKRTDNYETLPYGFKRHRIQQ, encoded by the coding sequence ATGCGAGTTTTTAGGAAGAAGTATTTAAAGGAGGAGACCATTCCCATCGTCCCTCATGGAGGTTATCGCTGGGCCGACATGCAATCTCAAAAGGCGATCGAATGGCTTCTAAccgaagagagaaagagaggacaAAGGATACGCCACGCAGGCAATGGTCGAGAAGTGCGACTTTTGGGCAAGAAAGTCGACGGGTATCTGAAAACCGATGAGGAAGAAACTGCGTTTGAATTTTATGGGTGTTTCTTCCATGGATGCCCAAAATGTTTTCCCCAGAGAAATGTGCCAATTTCGAACAGCATCACCGAGACGATGCAGACGCGGTTAGAAAGCACGGAGTGCAGACGAAAATTGCTTCTAGCGGGCGgctataaattaattgaaaagtggGAATGTGACTTTAAGAGGGAGCTGGAACGAGACTCCGCCCTATTGAGTTTTGTGAGACAGCATCCCGCGAGGAAGGAAAAACCTCTCGACCCCCGGGACGCTTTCTATGGAGGGAGGACGAATGCTCTGCGCCTATATCACCGAGCTTGTGAGAACGAGGGGGAGCAAATAAAATACCTAGATATTTGCTCCTTATATCCTTTTGTGAATAAGTACCGCCCGTATCCAATACGTCACCCGACCATCTACGTAGGGGCAGTGTCCCCTCTGGACGAACTGGAGGGACTCGTTAAATGTGACGTTCTTCCCCCGACAGACCTCTACCTACCCGTGCTCCCCTTGAAAGGGAACGGGAAACTTCTATTCCCTCTATCCCGGTCATGTGCCCTTGAGGAAAATAATGGCGAGTGTGGGCATAGCGAGGAGGAACGCATCATCAGCGGAACATGGGTGACTGGTAAATTGAAAAAGGCGATATCTCTGGGATACACGGTTAAAAAAATGCACGAAGCATGGGATTACACCGTAACTACTTATTCTCGGGAGAGTGGAGAAGGCGGTCTCTTTGCAGGATACATCAATGCTTTCTTGAAAATCAAGCAGGAAGCCAGCGGTTGGCCTGCATGGTGTATCACCGACGATGACAAAAATGCCTACTTGAATTCTTTCAAGGAGCGGGAAGGAGTGGAGTTGGATAGGCATTCCATCAGCCATAATCCGGGCAAAAGATCCTTGGCGAAGCTGATGTTGAATAGCTTTTGTGGGAAGTTTGGGCAGAGGGAAAATCTGACACGTGCAACAGTCATAAACAAATCAGACACGCTGAATGCCCTGCTTTCAGACCTCAGTGTGGAAGTGCAGCGAATAGTTCAAGTGAACGAGGATACTCTCTACGCGCACTGGTCAGAAACTGACGAAGCCGTTTCTCCCTCTCCCACAAACAACATCGTCATCGCATGTTACACAACAGCTCATGCTAGATTAGAGCTGTATAGCTATCTGGAAAAGTTGCAAAGGCGCTGCATTTACCACGATACGGATTCCATTGTGTTTACACAAAAACCTGGGGAGTGGTCTCCACCCGTAGGGGATTATTTGGGAGATATGACCGACGAGATCACTCCCCTAGGTCCTGATTGTTACATTAGCGAGTTTGTGTCCGGCGGCCCTAAAAACTACGCCTACATTGTGCGCTCATCAAGTGATCCAAACTTTACTAAGGAGGTGTGCAAAGTACAAGGGGTCACAATAAACTACTCAAACGACAGTGTTGTCTGCTTTGAAGCTCTAAAATCAATGGTGCTCTACGGTGAACCAGGGAGGAGAATAGAGTACGCCCATAAAATCAGACGCATGAAAAACCACGACATTGTTTCCCGACCTGAAACGAAGCTATTTCGCGTTGTGTATACAAAGAGGAAGCGGACTGACAATTATGAGACGCTACCATATGGATTCAAGAGACACAGGATTCAGCagtag